The genomic region CCTTCTCAAGCTCTATACCTGGTAGTTTTACCAATATAGAACCGCAGATGAGAACTTTTATGCTTTGAGAAGTTATTGGTGTGTAAATCTTTAGGCCGTTACGGTTCACTTCTTCAACGATACCAAGGCCAAGATGTTTTTCTCCGTCACCAAGGGCGCAAAGAAGGTTAGGCGTAATTTTTCTTTGCCGCTGAACACTTATTGCTCGCCAGGATAGTTCTATTAGGTGACAATCTGAAAAATACTTTTGGTAAGCTGCCTCACGCCGCTTTTTTCTTTCAGGCAGAGTTTTGGGGCTGGCCATGGACGAGACCTCTAGCAAACGCACCGGGTAGTGCTTAAAGGCCTGAAGAAGGGGATAAAGCTCTCGCTCCCTTTGAAAGGCTAGAATTAAATCAGGCCTTATGTTCTCAATTTTAAAGGTTTTTAAGGCCACCCCCGGACCTTTAATTAAACCGGTGGTATTTATAACGGTTACTTCGGCCTGGCTTTCTCTGGCGAGCAGGCCCGTTCCTACTACCAGAGGTAAAAGATGCCCTACCGGGGTGGTAGAACCCACAAAGTAGAGTTTTTCAGCGCAAAAAGGTCTTTCTACTTTTAGTTCCTCTGGATTTTGGAAATGTTTGAGGCCTATGGTAGTGGGAGGGCCTACGTCTTTTTGACCTACATCAGCGTCAAGAAGTGCGGCTGATATTCCGTTTAGCAGAAGCTTTTCAATAAGATAAAGGGAAAAGGTGCTTTTACCCACATCAACTCCCCCAATGAGGATAACCTTAGACGGCTTGTTAGCTAGAATTTCCTCAGCCACCTTTTCCCAGGAAGAAGGGATATCAATTGTGTTTTGGTTTGACATCTCAAATAGGTCCTGACTCGACTATTAAAACTAAGATAAAACTAAAATTGGCTTAAGATAAGTTGTTTTAAAGAGACATTTATAAAAGGCGTTACTTAAGAGACTGCTTCACCCATACGGGCTCGCAGTGACACCTGAGAGAGTCATTGCGAGGCTGCGCCCAGCAGCCGAAGCAATCCTTGTCGCGAGGCGACACAGTCGCCGTGGCGATCAATCTATATTTTCCTTAATTTTGCAAAGATCTCTAAAGAGACATTTGTAAAAGACGTTACTTAAAAGACTGCTTTGCTTCGCTCGCAGTGACGGGATGGTAGATGGCTAACGGCTGATGGCAGGTGGTCGATGGCCAATGGCGGTTGGTGACAAACCCTTTCTCATTGCCATGCGGGTCCCTTTTCCCTTCCTGTCATTGCTAACAAAGTGAAGCAACGCTTTCGCGAAACGAATGTCTCGCCTTCCCCTATCGGCCCTTCCTCTCCGTACCACCCAATTAGTACGTCCACAAGTTCGCGGCAACTCCGGCAAACCATCGTTTCGACGACGGAGACCATTCCGCAATCCTTTCCCCCGGAGACTTCGGCGCGGTATACGCACTTCTTGCACGTAAATTCAATCCTGAATCCCATGAGAGTGTCCTCTGCGGTTGTCGCTTGTTTCAGAACCTGTCTGCATAACGCCCAAACTCACCTGCCGCTATGGAGCGCCAGCGGAATAGCGGTCAAGTGCACCCTATTGTTAGAATTTATTTTTTTATATAATCGAAAAACTGCAATAATTTTCACTCAAAAAGTTAAAACAGAATTATATAATTGAGTTAGCAATAAATTGAAGTTGGGCCTTTATTTTTTCTACAGATTGATTAACAGTCGTCTTAACTCTATTTATGCGCATTGTCTCTCCAGCTTGCAGTAGAGTTACTGGCTTTGATAAAGCAGTTGATATGCGTCCAGTTCCTAAAAAGTCGTCTAATAACAGAATATGATTATCAGGATCATCTGTTGTAAAATGTTGAATATTTCTACTTACAATATCTCTAATTTTCTCGAGATAGACTTTGGTCTGTTGATTGGGAATATTTCTCGCCCCAGACCTCGTTGACCATGTACAATGAGTAAGTATGACTAATTGAATTTTAGGGGTTACTCCGTCTTTGGGCATATTTCTACGAAATTCACTTGCGGGATTTTCTAAAACATCTATCAATAATTCTAAAGAGTTTATTGACTGTTGATCTGTTCGTACCGGTACAATTAAAGCGTCTGAAGCGTGCCAACTAAGATGAGTGGCACCAGAAAAGAATGGGGAAGTATCAATTAAAACATGTTGTAAATTATTTTCTTCTAGTTCTCTGTCAATTTCATATTTTAATGAGTAAAGGATATTTCTTAATGCTTCTTCTTGTTGTGAACCCGTTAATGTTTTTGCTTGATTTATTGCGGTAGATAATTGAGATGGTAATAAATAAAGTTCACTTGTTGAAGGGATATAGAATGCATTTTTATTTTGAAAAAATGGATTAGTCGCACCAATTTTCTTGGCTGTTCTTGATGGCTTGCCCAAACCTGGTAAAATATATGGCAGGATTAAATCTTTAACTGTTGTCCTGTTATTAGAAAAATATTGTGAATCATAAAAATATGACAAATTCCCTTGTGGGCAAGTATCAATAACTAACACGTCATTCAATAAATATGATAAATTGAACGCAATTGTTGTTTTACCAATCCCCCCTCTCAAATTACAAATAACATATTTTTTAAATTTAGGTAAATTAAGGGAAGAAATTCGACCAGTTACTATTTCATCTTGTCTATCAATAATTTTTTTAATATTTGCTAATTTGGTCTTTTTCTTTCTAATTGGTTTCATTGCTCTGCGTCCTCCTTTTTGAGGACAATGGTAACAACTAGTTTTCCTGATGTCAAGTAAAATGCGGAAAAATAATTGATGTAATTCTAACATTCCTTTTTGACCTGCGGCTGTGGGTTTAAAAATTTCTTTATTCCCCACCTCCAAATTTAGAATTACGTTACCATATCATCTACTACCTGCCAATAAATCACTCAAAATTAGCCGTATAAAGTTAATAAGTTTGACATAATAATGTTAGAAGATTAGTCATAGCTGCCATTATTCTCCCCTATCTTCTTGTCTATTATATCGGAAAAGAAGAAAAAGAGCTTAAAAATTTTTTTATCCTACTTTGGTTCAGTACGCTTTAAAAAAAAGCTATAAAGGATAGAGAATAATTTTAGAAATTGTGACAGAGATTGCTTCGCTTCGCTCGCAATGACGGAATAAAAAAAACACTAAATGACGGAATAAAAACCCTAAAATGACGGAATAAAAAGCGCTAAACAGGATAAAACCTGCCCACAATTATTCCTTTGCTTCCTTAAGCTCTATAAAAGAGCTGTATCTCAAGATTAGAGAAATTGATGTAAAAATTTACTGAGGTTCCCAAAAAGGTGGTTGTTATGATTCCATTATCCATTTTGCTAATTTTTCTTTAATCTTACGCAACCTTTCTGGAGATATCTTACCTATTCTTCCAATTAATATGTCTTTTTCTACAACCGCAAGCCTGCTTACCCGTATTACACTTTCTGTTTTCAGCCCTGAATCCTGAAAATCACTATCTTTGGGTGTAATTATTTCATCTATTTTTTCATTGTATTGATATACCCTGGAAGAAATCATACATATCAGCCAGTCTTCATAGTCGCCAGGAACTCTTTTTATTACAAGGGCTGGTCTTAGTTTTCCCTCCTGTAAATCTGTTTGTGGAAATTGAAAAAGAACTACATCCCCTTCTTGTATCATTTAGTATTTTTCCTTTATATCATCAAGAGAATATAAAGACTCTTCTGTTTCTAACCCTCGCATGGCTGTTTCAAGTGAAAATTGACTCCACTGCTTTCTTTCTTCTTCATTTACTTTTTTAGAAAGAAATTCTATAAAATCTAATATTTCTGATTGCTTATCTTCAGGTAGTGACTTAACTCTTTCAATTATCTTTTCAGCTAGACTCATAATTCACCTCTATGAAAATTTTGACTTTAATTTATTATATCATAACATTCTTTTTTGAGCTGCGGCCACAGAGATTGCTTCGCTTCGCTCGCAATGACGGAATAAAAAACCTAAATGACGGAATAAAAACCCTAAAATGACGGAATAAAAAGCGCTAACCAGGATAAAACTTGCTCACAATTATTCCTTTGCATCCTTAAGCTCTATCAGCATACATTGGACATAGCGTGGGTCGGGGATATCTTTTTCGTCGGCGAAGGCGAATTCTTCCTCGGCGCGGAAAAAACACAAGTCAAGAAAGCTTTTGAGGTGGTCTTCTTCAACCGGGGCAATTTCTCTGGCAAGCTTTTTAAAGTTCGCAAAAGTTTCTTCTTTTACTTTTTCACGCACCACACTGCGGTTGGACCCCGGATGTTTGGTAAGAAGTTTTGAAATCACTTCTGGCCATTTTCCCTGAACAATGGCTTCAAAGCGGAATTCTTTTTCGGTGAGCCAGTTTCCAAGGGAAGTAAGCACCAGGGTGCTCCATCTAATGTCTGCCGGTTCAAGGAGATTGGTCTTTTTAAGGGCAAGTTCGGCCAGCCATACCGGTGGCGTACCAAAGGCCTTCTGGATAAGAGGCGCCCAGTAGGCAATCTCAGAAAGCATCCTTCTTACTCGCTCTATTTCTTCTAAGCGCCTGAAGAAGCGAAATTCTTCGGCTGTGCCCACTTTTTCAGGCTGAAAAAGCATGATGCGGTTAGCGTCTTTGGCCGTTACTCCCTTAAGGTAAGAGGCATAAGGCTCATCTAAATGGCGAAAAATGCGAGAATCAAGGCCTTCCTGGGTGATAATTTCGTTGGCGTAGCGGCGCAGGTCGGTTATTAGCTTCTGGGCCAGACGAAAAATGTCTTCCAGAAAATAAGTCTCAAGGATTTTTACCGCGGCCTCAATTTGACCGTGAGCTAAATATTCCAGGCCTATGTTCAGGTAGCCGGCCACTTTGTCAAAAACCTTTCGAGCCTCTTCTATATCATCTATAGTGCCTATATCCACGATTAGAACCTTGTTAACCAGCCAGGCAAGCTCTCGTTTCAAGCGCTCTATCTGGCGATAATCCCTGACACGACTTATAGCTTCAGCCAAAAAATCAACGCCTTCGGTTTGGATAGCCGGCAAAAAGGCAGGGGGCGGAGTTTCTTCCTCTTCAGGAGCCGGAAGATAAGTTGGCTCTATACGGCGCAGGTGGTCAGGGGTAGTGGGCGCGTAAATGTCCACGGCTTCGTAATAATCAGGGATTCCCCAGTCAGCCAGGCGCGCCCTACGCCAGCGGTAAGCCAGTTCTTCTATTTCGGCCGGAAGTTCCCAGATAATAGATTCCATCAAATCCCGGTAGCGCGGTTGATCAAACTCCATGAGAATTTCAATCAAACGGCGGGCTAAAGGTTCAAATTTGTCCAGGCGAAAGTTTACGAAATACAGGTCATCAAGGGTATAAGGAGGAAGCCAGTCGCGGGCCTCGGTAAGGTCAACCCCATCAGGGCGTTTATAAACCTCAACCAGGCGCTTCATGAGGGTTACCAGAAACTCAAAATCTACCTGCTTTAACCAACGAGCCACCACGTCTTCGCTGGCCTCAAAAAGAAGGGTCAGCCAGGCCAGAGCTCGCTCTAAAACCAGCTGATCCTTGCGCCAGCAATCAAGATCAAAGAGAAACTGAAGTTGAAGCGGCGTGGCCATGGAAAGGAGGGTTACCGCCTCTTCTGGGCTTACGGCCTTAACCGTCCAGAAGAACTCCTGCGGTGGTAGGGCCTTAACCAGGCGCTCGGCCTGGGGAGAAAGCACTATAAGCCTTTCGCGCACTTCCCAGGGGGCCTGAAGGATAAGGGTAAGCTGCTCACGAAGGGAAAGCCCTTGCATGATTTCTTCGGCCTTTTCAGAAGGGGCGGTAAGTAGTTCTCGCCAGTCAGGAAGCTCTTTTTCCGGCCAGATGGGCTGCCTTTTACTTTTTAAGGCTTTCTCTTCGCGCTCTTTTTGTTTAGTAGTCATCTTCAATCACCCCCTGGTAATGTCTAAGTTGTGGCTTTTTCTCTGAAAAATCAACGGCCACCAGGTCAAAACGTACCTTTTTAGGCTTTATTTTTTCCTGCTGGAGATAAAGTTTGGCCAAAGTCAAAAGTTTTTTCTGTTTAGAAGGGGTTAAGGCCTCTTCAGGTGTTCCCTTGCGCAGGCTTTGCCTCGCTTTTACTTCCACAAAAACCAGCGTGTCTTTTCGTTTGACGATAAGGTCTATTTCGCCGTAACGCGTGCGCCAGTTTTGGGCTAAGACTTTGTATCCCTTAAGTTTAAAATAACGACAGGCGAGTTCTTCCGCGAAAGAACCCAATTTCTTCGGATCTTTGGGTTTCTGAAATCGGCTTAAAAGAGTAACGATGGAAGGGAGAAGGGCCATGGGCTTTTAGGGCCTCCAGATGTTGTTTGGTGGCGTAGCCTTTATGTTTCTCAAAGGCGTATTCAGGAAACCTTTGCGCCGCCTTAATCATAATATGATCCCGGGTGACTTTGGCTACAATTGAAGCCGCGGCAATGGACTTGCAAAGAGCATCACCATCTACGATGGCCTTCTGCAACCCCACCCAGGGAGTAACAAATTTTCCGTCAACCAGGGCAATTTCCGGCCGCGGAGTTAAGGCCTCAAGGGCCTCAGCCATAGCCTTGAGGCTTGCCTTAAGAATACCTATCTCGTCAATAACGTGGTTTTCTATCTGGGCCACGGCCCAGGCGATAGCTTCCTGAGTAATCAGACGATAAAGTTCTTCTCTTTTTTCTGGAGTGAGGCATTTGGAATCAGCCAGATCGGGATGATCAAAATCTTGAGGCAATATAACCGCTGCGGCCACCACGGGGCCAGCGAGAGCCCCGCGGCCTACTTCATCCACTCCGGCAATGTATTGGTAACGCCGATAAAACTGCTTTTCTTTTTCCCAGCGAACAGGTTTTACGAACAAACTAGCGTCTCTCCTTAATCCTTGCCGCTTTACCGGTACGACCACGGAGGTAGTAGAGGCGCGCCCGACGCACTTTACCCTTCTTGACTACTTCTATTTTTTCCAGACGAGGAGAATGCAAGGGAAAAGTGCGCTCAACGCCAATACCGTAAGAAACTTTACGCACAGTAAAAGTGGCGCCCGTGCCAGAGCCTCTTTTTCTGATAACCACGCCCTGAAAGACCTGAGTTCTTTCTTTGTCTTCCCCTTCTACGATACGAAAATAAACTTTCACTGTGTCTCCAGGGCGGAAGTCAGGGAGATCTTTGCGCAGGTATTCGTTTTCAATTTCTCTTACCACCGGGATCATGGTTTCCCTCCTTGTTTCTATTCCTTCCACCAGGTTTCGCCAAGCAGGCGATCTAATATAATAGCCGCTGCCGCGCGAACCGAAAGGTGGTTATAATCACTTTGAGCCCCTTTTACCGGCTCAAGTATATAATCACAATCATCTAGCAACTTTGGGGCCAGGCCCCAGGCGGTTCCTAAAAGTAACAAAGAAACTTCACCTTGCCAAATAAGTTTTCGCATAGGTAAGAATTTAATATTAGCATAATCTTCACGAGCGTCAGTACCTATCAGTATCGGCCGCTTTCCTTCTATTTCTTCAATCTCTTTTAAAACCAGCTTGAAAGAAGGAACAACCTTTAAAACTTTTAAGGCCTCTTCGCGATCGGGGTTATATACCCTACCATAGCCACTTTGCCAATAGGTAAGAAGCTCTTCCACGAGTTCCCTTTGTTCCCTTAAAGGCTGAACCACGTAATAACGTTTAACGCCATAGGTACGGCAGATGCGAGAAATATCGTGAAGGTCAAGATTAGTCACCGAAGAAGCAATAATCTTTCCTTCTTTATTGATTACCGGATAATGTATTAGAGCTACATAAAGTTTAGGGTCGCTCATCTTTTTCCCAGCCAAATTCTTTGAGAATCTTTTCGTCTTCAGGGGTGAGTTTGGCTTTTTTTAATAAATCTGGCCGGCGTTTCAAGGTGGCTTCAAGAGATTTCCGGCGCCGCCAGACCTCAATACGGGCGTGGTCTCCAGAGAGCAAAACCTCTGGCACCTGGTAACCCATAAAATCGCGCGGCCGGGTATATTGAGGATAT from Thermodesulfatator indicus DSM 15286 harbors:
- a CDS encoding DUF2281 domain-containing protein: MSLAEKIIERVKSLPEDKQSEILDFIEFLSKKVNEEERKQWSQFSLETAMRGLETEESLYSLDDIKEKY
- a CDS encoding ParA family protein → MGNKEIFKPTAAGQKGMLELHQLFFRILLDIRKTSCYHCPQKGGRRAMKPIRKKKTKLANIKKIIDRQDEIVTGRISSLNLPKFKKYVICNLRGGIGKTTIAFNLSYLLNDVLVIDTCPQGNLSYFYDSQYFSNNRTTVKDLILPYILPGLGKPSRTAKKIGATNPFFQNKNAFYIPSTSELYLLPSQLSTAINQAKTLTGSQQEEALRNILYSLKYEIDRELEENNLQHVLIDTSPFFSGATHLSWHASDALIVPVRTDQQSINSLELLIDVLENPASEFRRNMPKDGVTPKIQLVILTHCTWSTRSGARNIPNQQTKVYLEKIRDIVSRNIQHFTTDDPDNHILLLDDFLGTGRISTALSKPVTLLQAGETMRINRVKTTVNQSVEKIKAQLQFIANSII
- a CDS encoding ribonuclease HII; the protein is MFVKPVRWEKEKQFYRRYQYIAGVDEVGRGALAGPVVAAAVILPQDFDHPDLADSKCLTPEKREELYRLITQEAIAWAVAQIENHVIDEIGILKASLKAMAEALEALTPRPEIALVDGKFVTPWVGLQKAIVDGDALCKSIAAASIVAKVTRDHIMIKAAQRFPEYAFEKHKGYATKQHLEALKAHGPSPFHRYSFKPISETQRSEEIGFFRGRTRLSLF
- a CDS encoding RNA methyltransferase; translation: MSDPKLYVALIHYPVINKEGKIIASSVTNLDLHDISRICRTYGVKRYYVVQPLREQRELVEELLTYWQSGYGRVYNPDREEALKVLKVVPSFKLVLKEIEEIEGKRPILIGTDAREDYANIKFLPMRKLIWQGEVSLLLLGTAWGLAPKLLDDCDYILEPVKGAQSDYNHLSVRAAAAIILDRLLGETWWKE
- a CDS encoding DUF6178 family protein, translating into MTTKQKEREEKALKSKRQPIWPEKELPDWRELLTAPSEKAEEIMQGLSLREQLTLILQAPWEVRERLIVLSPQAERLVKALPPQEFFWTVKAVSPEEAVTLLSMATPLQLQFLFDLDCWRKDQLVLERALAWLTLLFEASEDVVARWLKQVDFEFLVTLMKRLVEVYKRPDGVDLTEARDWLPPYTLDDLYFVNFRLDKFEPLARRLIEILMEFDQPRYRDLMESIIWELPAEIEELAYRWRRARLADWGIPDYYEAVDIYAPTTPDHLRRIEPTYLPAPEEEETPPPAFLPAIQTEGVDFLAEAISRVRDYRQIERLKRELAWLVNKVLIVDIGTIDDIEEARKVFDKVAGYLNIGLEYLAHGQIEAAVKILETYFLEDIFRLAQKLITDLRRYANEIITQEGLDSRIFRHLDEPYASYLKGVTAKDANRIMLFQPEKVGTAEEFRFFRRLEEIERVRRMLSEIAYWAPLIQKAFGTPPVWLAELALKKTNLLEPADIRWSTLVLTSLGNWLTEKEFRFEAIVQGKWPEVISKLLTKHPGSNRSVVREKVKEETFANFKKLAREIAPVEEDHLKSFLDLCFFRAEEEFAFADEKDIPDPRYVQCMLIELKDAKE
- a CDS encoding type II toxin-antitoxin system PemK/MazF family toxin, whose translation is MIQEGDVVLFQFPQTDLQEGKLRPALVIKRVPGDYEDWLICMISSRVYQYNEKIDEIITPKDSDFQDSGLKTESVIRVSRLAVVEKDILIGRIGKISPERLRKIKEKLAKWIMES
- the rplS gene encoding 50S ribosomal protein L19 gives rise to the protein MPVVREIENEYLRKDLPDFRPGDTVKVYFRIVEGEDKERTQVFQGVVIRKRGSGTGATFTVRKVSYGIGVERTFPLHSPRLEKIEVVKKGKVRRARLYYLRGRTGKAARIKERR
- a CDS encoding YraN family protein, whose translation is MGSFAEELACRYFKLKGYKVLAQNWRTRYGEIDLIVKRKDTLVFVEVKARQSLRKGTPEEALTPSKQKKLLTLAKLYLQQEKIKPKKVRFDLVAVDFSEKKPQLRHYQGVIEDDY